The DNA window ATCACCAGCCGCATCTGCGGGATCTGCGGCGACAACCACGCCACCTGTTCCGTGTACGCGCAGAACATGGCCTACGGGGTGAAGCCGCCCCACCTCGCCGAGTGGATCATCAACCTCGGCGAGTCGGCGGAGTACATGTTCGACCACAACATCTTCCAGGAGAACCTGGTCGGGGTCGACTACTGCGAGAAGATGGTCCGCGAGACCAACCCCGGCGTCCTGGACCTGGCCGAGCGCACCCCCGCCCCGCACGCCGGCGAGCACGGCTTCAAGACCATCGCCGACATCATGCGCTCCCTCAACCCCATCGAGGGCGAGTTCTACCGCGAGGCCCTCCAGGTCAGCCGCTACACGCGCGAGATGTTCTGCCTGATGGAGGGCCGCCACGTGCACCCCTCCACCCTCTACCCGGGCGGCGTCGGCACCATCGCCTCCGTGCAGCTCTTCACCGACTACATGAGCCGCCTCATGCGGTACTGCGAGTTCATGAAGCGCGTCGTCCCGCTCCACGACGACCTCTTCGACTTCTTCTACGAGGCCCTGCCCGGGTACGAGGAGGTCGGCCGCCGGCGCGTCCTGCTCGGCTGCTGGGGCGCCCTCAACGACCCCGAGTATTGCGACTTCACCTATGCCAACATGACCGACTGGGGACGGAAGATGTTCGTCACCCCGGGCGTGGTCGTCGACGGCAAACTGGTCACCAACGACCTCACCGAGATCAACCTCGGCATCCGCATCCTGCTCGGCAGCTCGTACTACGACGACTGGCAGGGCCAGGAGCAGTTCGTCACCCACGACCCGCTCGGCAACCCGGTCGACCCCCGCCACCCGTGGAACCAGCACACCATCCCCGCCCCGCAGAAGCGGAACTTCGACGACAAGTACAGCTGGGTGATGTCGCCCCGCTGGTTCGACGGCAAGGACCACCTCGCGCTCGACACCGGCGGCGGCCCCATCGCCCGCCTGTGGTCCACCGCGCTGTCCGGGCTCGTGCACACCGACTACGTACAGGCCACCGGGCACAGCGTCGTCATCACGCTGCCGCGCACGATGACCAAGCCCGAGACCCGCTTCGAGTGGAAGATCCCGAAGTGGAGCAACGCGCTGGAGCGCAACCGCGCCCGCACGTACTTCCAGGCGTACGCGGCGGCCATCGCCCTGCACTGCGCCGAGAAGGGGCTGGCCGAGGTCCGTGCCGGGCGCACCCAGACCTGGGAGAAGTTCGAGGTCCCGGACGAGGGCCTGGGCGTCGGCTTCACCGAGGCCGTACGGGGCGTGCTCTCGCACCACATGGTGATCCGCGACGGCAAGATCGCCAACTACCACCCGTACCCGCCGACCCCGTGGAACGCCAGCACCCGCGACACCTTCGGCACCCCGGGACCGTACGAGGACGCCGTCCAGAACACCCCGATCTTCGAGGAGAACACCCCGGAGAACTTCAAGGGGATCGACATCATGCGCGCCGTGCGCAGCTTCGACCCCTGTCTGCCGTGCGGCGTCCACATGTACGTGGGCGGCGGCAAAACCGTGAAGACCATGCACGTGCCCACCGGCCTGAGCGGACTGGGCGGATGAGCGCGGCCGCCGACGCCCGGCAGACGGGCCGCCGCGTCGAGGAGGTGCTCGACCGGCTCGCCGCCACCGGCGACCGCGAGGCGTGCGCGGCCGCCGAGGAACTGGTGCGCGTCCTCATGGACTTCTACGGGGCGGGCCTCGCCCGGATCGTCGGGCAGCTCGGCGAGGCGCCGCTGCGCCCGCTGCTCGACGACGAGCTCGTCGCGAGCCTGCTGGCCCTGCACGACCTGCACCCCGAGGACGTGCACACCCGCATCTCCCGCGCCCTGGCCGCCGCCGCGGAGCCCGTGGAGGTGCTCGGCTTCGACGAGGGCACCGGGGTGCTGCGGCTGCGCCTCGAGTCCGGCGGCAGCGGCTGCGGCTGCGGCAGCGCCGGCGGGCGGCAGACGCTGGAGGACACCCTGGCCTCCTTCGCGCCCGAAGTCACCCGGGTCGAGACGGAGCAGGCCGCCCCGCAGCCCGCCCTGCTGCAGATCTCCGCCCGCCCGCCGTCCCCGGCGCGGGTGCCGTGAACCCCCGGCCCGCCCGTACGGGCGCACCGGGCGGCCTGCGGCGGTTCGCCGGCCCGCGCCCGCCGCGCCCCGAAACCTGTGAACTGTGCGGGGTGGCGGTGCCCGAGGACGGCCACCGCCACCTCGTGGAGACCGAGAAGCGGGCTCTGGTCTGCGCCTGCACCGCCTGCGCCCTGCTGTTCGACCGGCCGGGCACGACCACCGGCCGGTACCGCGCGGTGCCCGACCGCTACCTCGCCGATCCCGGCCACCCCCTCGACGAGGGAGCCTGGGAGCTGCTCCAGATCCCGGTCGGCGTCGCCTTCTTCTTCCGCAACGCCGCCCTCGACCGCCTGGTCGCGCTCTACCCGAGCCCGGCCGGAGCCACCGAGAGCGAACTGGACCCGCAGACCTGGCAGACCGTGCTCGGCGGCGGCCGGCTGGCCGCCCTGCTCCAACCCGACGTGGAGGCCCTCCTGCTGCGCCGCGCGGAGGGCCGCACCGCCTGCTACCTCGTGCCCATCGACATCTGCTACGAACTGGTGGGCCGGATGAGGCTTCTGTGGCAGGGCTTCGACGGCGGCGCCGAGGCCCGCGCAGCCCTCGACGCCTTCTTCGACCAGGTGGAACGCCGGGCCAAGGTGCCGGCCGACACCGCCGGGGCGCGGCCGCTATGACCGAACTCGGCTTCACCTGCACCGGGGTACGCGCCGACGGCTACGCCGCCGGACCCACCCTCGTCTTCCGGCTGCGGATCACCGCCGCCGGCGACGCCCGGGTGCACGCCCTCGCCCTGCGCTGCCAGATCCGCATCGAACCGGCCCGGCGCGCCTACGGCCCCGCCGAGGCCGACGGCCTGGCCGACCTGTTCGGCGAGCGCGGCCGCTGGGGCAGCACCCTCCAGCCCGTGCAGTTCGCCCAGGTCCCGCTCATGGTGCCAGGCTTCACCGGGGAGACCGAGATCGACCTGGCCGTCCCCTGCACCTACGACATGGACATCGCGGCGACCCGCTACTTCCACGCGCTGGAGGAGGGCGAGGCGCCCCTGCTGATGCTGTTCTCCGGCACCGCCTTCACCGGCGCGGGCGGCTTCCGCGTCGAGCCCGTCCCCTGGGACCGCGAAGCCTCGTACCGCCTGCCGGTACCGGTGTGGCGGGAGATGATCGAGCAGCACTTCCCGGGCTGCGGCTGGCTGCGGCTGCCCCGCGACATGATGGCGGAGCTGCTCGCCTTCCGCTCACGGCACTCGCTCGCCTCCTGGGAGGCCACCGTACGCACCCTCCTCGACGCGGCCGCCGCGTCCGAACCGCCGTGCCCGCCCGTCCGGTTCGGCTCCGTACTGCCCCGTGCCACCGAGAGGACCGCGCCATGACCACGACGGCCGCGGCGGACTCCCGCTTCGCCACCGCCCGGCAGGTGGCCGACGCCGTCCTCTTCGAGGGCTACGTGCTCTACCCCTACCGGGCCTCGGCGGCCAAGAACCGGTTGCGCTGGCAGTTCGGCGTACTGGTCCCGCCCGCCTGGGGCCCGGCACACGAGGAGCACGCCCAGCAGCAGACCGAGATCCTGATGGAGCCGAAGGGCGACGCCCGCCTCGCCGTCGAGCTGCGCTTCCTGCACGCGCAGCGCCGTACGGTCCAACAGGCCCTGACCGACGGCACCTTCACGGACGTGGCCGAACTGCACCTGGCGGACCGGGTCCTCGTCCCCTGGGACGAGGGGGCCGAGGAGCGGGTCGAGCTGTCGGTCGGCGTGGCCGAACTGGCGGGCGAGGGGTTCACCCTTCCCTTCCGGCGGCCCGCCCGCGAGAGCACCGAGCCCGTCCTGGGCCCCGACGGCCGCGCCGTCGGCCGCCTGGTGCGGCGTACCGAGGAGGTCGAGGGCGTGGTCCGCCTGCGCGCCACCGAACTCGAAGGCGCCTACCGGGTGTTCAAGCTCACGGCGGTCGTGGAGAACACCAGCCCGTGGACGCCGCCGGACGGGGCGGCCGACCGTGACGCGGCCCTGCCCCGGTCGCTGGTCGCGGCCCACCTCCTGCTGGGCCTCGACGCCGGCTCCTTCCTGTCGATGACCGACCCGCCGGAGTGGGCCAGGGCAGCCGTCGCCTCCTGCGCCAACCGTCACACCTGGCCCGTGCTGGCCGGCGAACCCGGCCGCGCCGACGTGGTCCTGTCCTCCCCGATCATCCTGGAGGACCACCCGGCCATCGCCCCCGAGAGCCTCGGCGCGATGTACGACGCCACCGAGATCGACGAGATCCTCGCCCTGCGCACGGCCGCCCTCACCGACCGGGAGAAGCGCGAGGCACGCGGGACGGACGCCCGCGCCGCCGCCGTGATCGACCTGGCCGACACCATGCCGCCCGAGGTACTGGAGCGGCTGCACGGGGCGGTGCGCGCCCTGCGCGAGATCACCGAACCGGGCGGAGCGCAGCCGGAACTCCCCGAAACCCTCACCGAACTCCCCGACGAGCAAGCGGTGTTCCGGCCCGACACCCCCTGGTGGGACCCGGCCCGGGACGACACCGCCGACCCGGCACGCGACCGGATCCTCGTCGACGGCACGCCGGTGGGCGTGGGCAGCCGCGTGCTGCTGCGCCCGGGCCTGCGCCGCACCGACGCCCAGGACCTGTTCCTCCAGGGCATGGCCGCCCGGGTCGAGGCGGTCCTGCACGACGTCGACGGGGGAGTCCACCTCGCCGTGACCGTCGAGGGCGACCCGGGCGCGGACATCCGGCGGGAGCAGGGCCGCTTCCTCTACTTCCAGCCCGACGAGGTCACC is part of the Streptomyces subrutilus genome and encodes:
- a CDS encoding nickel-dependent hydrogenase large subunit, translated to MTPKTKAAGDGSGLVEMAWDPITRIVGSLGIHTKIDFKQKRVAECYSTSSVFRGYSVFMRGKDPRDAHFITSRICGICGDNHATCSVYAQNMAYGVKPPHLAEWIINLGESAEYMFDHNIFQENLVGVDYCEKMVRETNPGVLDLAERTPAPHAGEHGFKTIADIMRSLNPIEGEFYREALQVSRYTREMFCLMEGRHVHPSTLYPGGVGTIASVQLFTDYMSRLMRYCEFMKRVVPLHDDLFDFFYEALPGYEEVGRRRVLLGCWGALNDPEYCDFTYANMTDWGRKMFVTPGVVVDGKLVTNDLTEINLGIRILLGSSYYDDWQGQEQFVTHDPLGNPVDPRHPWNQHTIPAPQKRNFDDKYSWVMSPRWFDGKDHLALDTGGGPIARLWSTALSGLVHTDYVQATGHSVVITLPRTMTKPETRFEWKIPKWSNALERNRARTYFQAYAAAIALHCAEKGLAEVRAGRTQTWEKFEVPDEGLGVGFTEAVRGVLSHHMVIRDGKIANYHPYPPTPWNASTRDTFGTPGPYEDAVQNTPIFEENTPENFKGIDIMRAVRSFDPCLPCGVHMYVGGGKTVKTMHVPTGLSGLGG
- a CDS encoding NifU family protein; the protein is MSAAADARQTGRRVEEVLDRLAATGDREACAAAEELVRVLMDFYGAGLARIVGQLGEAPLRPLLDDELVASLLALHDLHPEDVHTRISRALAAAAEPVEVLGFDEGTGVLRLRLESGGSGCGCGSAGGRQTLEDTLASFAPEVTRVETEQAAPQPALLQISARPPSPARVP
- a CDS encoding DUF5947 family protein, with product MNPRPARTGAPGGLRRFAGPRPPRPETCELCGVAVPEDGHRHLVETEKRALVCACTACALLFDRPGTTTGRYRAVPDRYLADPGHPLDEGAWELLQIPVGVAFFFRNAALDRLVALYPSPAGATESELDPQTWQTVLGGGRLAALLQPDVEALLLRRAEGRTACYLVPIDICYELVGRMRLLWQGFDGGAEARAALDAFFDQVERRAKVPADTAGARPL
- a CDS encoding DUF6084 family protein, giving the protein MTELGFTCTGVRADGYAAGPTLVFRLRITAAGDARVHALALRCQIRIEPARRAYGPAEADGLADLFGERGRWGSTLQPVQFAQVPLMVPGFTGETEIDLAVPCTYDMDIAATRYFHALEEGEAPLLMLFSGTAFTGAGGFRVEPVPWDREASYRLPVPVWREMIEQHFPGCGWLRLPRDMMAELLAFRSRHSLASWEATVRTLLDAAAASEPPCPPVRFGSVLPRATERTAP